A single window of Doryrhamphus excisus isolate RoL2022-K1 chromosome 5, RoL_Dexc_1.0, whole genome shotgun sequence DNA harbors:
- the rgmd gene encoding RGM domain family, member D isoform X2, producing MLSNDRKDEECNSRGVDEKQSRNSILTEWIGMGRSGPQITAKRQLWDCVTLTMVVISLLYPSVHCQQCRIQRCNTEYVASTSPSSGLQEDSATDVDYCIALRAYALCTRRQARSCRGDLVYHSAVFRIKELFSQHNCSSDGPTSSAKMPSTLRPAVPQLCSYENRVLTAGSGGQQKKYAHCGLFGDPHLRTFRDEFQTCKVEGAWPLIDNRFLSVQVTNVPVVLGSSATATSKITVIFKSYHGCTDQKVYQATTDDLPLAFQDGTRSGGESSSLTISERGGSGVGRQVKIQARYIGTSIIVRRVGSYLTFAIRMPEDTLNLSEDGGSGLQLCLHGCPRNELIKEHTLGRQSQQQQHQTGPLRPPHQVYTVERATAKCRETLQVEDVYFQSCVFDLLTTGDPEFSMAAYGALEDLKALPPSKLKQNSPRTPRLYNRGTSQTVVIDSSSSVLTVILILVLLL from the exons ATGCTGTCAAATGATAGAAAGGATGAAGAGTGTAACAG CCGCGGTGTCGATGAGAAGCAGTCGAGGAACTCCATTCTAACTGAATGGATTGGCATGGGGAGAAGCGGACCTCAGATCACGGCTAAGCGGCAGCTTTGGGACTGTGTGACGCTGACGATGGTCGTGATTTCGCTGCTCTATCCATCAG tTCACTGCCAACAGTGTCGCATCCAGCGCTGCAATACTGAGTATGTGGCGTCTACCTCACCTTCTAGCGGCCTGCAGGAGGACTCTGCAACTGATGTGGACTACTGCATTGCGCTTAGAGCCTATGCTCTGTGTACCCGTCGGCAAGCCAGAAGCTGTCGGGGCGACCTGGTCTACCATTCGGCCGTGTTCCGCATAAAGGAGTTATTCTCTCAGCACAACTGCTCGAGTGATGGACCCACGTCCTCTGCAAAGATGCCCAGTACGCTGCGGCCAGCCGTGCCACAGCTGTGCAGCTACGAGAACAGAGTACTGACTGCTGGCTCAGGCGGCCAGCAGAAGAAATACGCCCATTGTGGATTATTTGGAGACCCACACCTACGGACCTTCCGTGATGAGTTTCAGACGTGTAAGGTGGAAGGGGCTTGGCCACTGATTGACAACCGCTTCCTGTCAGTGCAGGTGACCAACGTTCCGGTGGTCCTTGGCTCCAGTGCCACTGCAACCAGCAAA aTCACAGTCATCTTCAAGTCATACCATGGCTGCACGGACCAGAAAGTCTACCAGGCCACCACAGATGACCTGCCTCTGGCCTTTCAGGATGGCACTCGCAGCGGCGGCGAGAGCAGTAGTCTGACCATCTCCGAGCGCGGCGGCTCCGGAGTGGGCCGCCAGGTAAAGATCCAGGCACGCTACATCGGCACATCCATCATTGTGCGTCGTGTGGGCAGCTACCTGACATTCGCCATCCGCATGCCCGAAGACACATTGAACTTGTCTGAAGATGGTGGCAGCGGCCTGCAGCTGTGCCTGCACGGCTGCCCACGCAACGAGCTCATCAAGGAGCACACGCTGGGCCGCCAGAGCCAGCAGCAACAACACCAAACGGGTCCACTGCGACCGCCTCACCAGGTCTACACAGTGGAGCGAGCGACGGCTAAATGTCGAGAGACTCTGCAGGTGGAGGACGTTTACTTCCAATCTTGTGTGTTTGACTTACTCACCACAGGAGACCCCGAGTTCTCCATGGCGGCCTATGGCGCCCTAGAGGACCTAAAGGCACTCCCGCCCAGTAAACTGAAGCAGAACTCCCCGAGGACACCCCGTCTTTACAACAGAGGGACATCGCAGACAGTAGTAATTGACAGCTCGTCTTCTGTTCTCACAGTCATACTCATTCTTGTGctgcttttgtaa
- the rgmd gene encoding RGM domain family, member D isoform X1, with product MTSAWWKKTTFFVLIFSRGVDEKQSRNSILTEWIGMGRSGPQITAKRQLWDCVTLTMVVISLLYPSVHCQQCRIQRCNTEYVASTSPSSGLQEDSATDVDYCIALRAYALCTRRQARSCRGDLVYHSAVFRIKELFSQHNCSSDGPTSSAKMPSTLRPAVPQLCSYENRVLTAGSGGQQKKYAHCGLFGDPHLRTFRDEFQTCKVEGAWPLIDNRFLSVQVTNVPVVLGSSATATSKITVIFKSYHGCTDQKVYQATTDDLPLAFQDGTRSGGESSSLTISERGGSGVGRQVKIQARYIGTSIIVRRVGSYLTFAIRMPEDTLNLSEDGGSGLQLCLHGCPRNELIKEHTLGRQSQQQQHQTGPLRPPHQVYTVERATAKCRETLQVEDVYFQSCVFDLLTTGDPEFSMAAYGALEDLKALPPSKLKQNSPRTPRLYNRGTSQTVVIDSSSSVLTVILILVLLL from the exons ATGACAAGCGCTTGGTGGAAGAAgacaacattttttgtcttgATTTTCAGCCGCGGTGTCGATGAGAAGCAGTCGAGGAACTCCATTCTAACTGAATGGATTGGCATGGGGAGAAGCGGACCTCAGATCACGGCTAAGCGGCAGCTTTGGGACTGTGTGACGCTGACGATGGTCGTGATTTCGCTGCTCTATCCATCAG tTCACTGCCAACAGTGTCGCATCCAGCGCTGCAATACTGAGTATGTGGCGTCTACCTCACCTTCTAGCGGCCTGCAGGAGGACTCTGCAACTGATGTGGACTACTGCATTGCGCTTAGAGCCTATGCTCTGTGTACCCGTCGGCAAGCCAGAAGCTGTCGGGGCGACCTGGTCTACCATTCGGCCGTGTTCCGCATAAAGGAGTTATTCTCTCAGCACAACTGCTCGAGTGATGGACCCACGTCCTCTGCAAAGATGCCCAGTACGCTGCGGCCAGCCGTGCCACAGCTGTGCAGCTACGAGAACAGAGTACTGACTGCTGGCTCAGGCGGCCAGCAGAAGAAATACGCCCATTGTGGATTATTTGGAGACCCACACCTACGGACCTTCCGTGATGAGTTTCAGACGTGTAAGGTGGAAGGGGCTTGGCCACTGATTGACAACCGCTTCCTGTCAGTGCAGGTGACCAACGTTCCGGTGGTCCTTGGCTCCAGTGCCACTGCAACCAGCAAA aTCACAGTCATCTTCAAGTCATACCATGGCTGCACGGACCAGAAAGTCTACCAGGCCACCACAGATGACCTGCCTCTGGCCTTTCAGGATGGCACTCGCAGCGGCGGCGAGAGCAGTAGTCTGACCATCTCCGAGCGCGGCGGCTCCGGAGTGGGCCGCCAGGTAAAGATCCAGGCACGCTACATCGGCACATCCATCATTGTGCGTCGTGTGGGCAGCTACCTGACATTCGCCATCCGCATGCCCGAAGACACATTGAACTTGTCTGAAGATGGTGGCAGCGGCCTGCAGCTGTGCCTGCACGGCTGCCCACGCAACGAGCTCATCAAGGAGCACACGCTGGGCCGCCAGAGCCAGCAGCAACAACACCAAACGGGTCCACTGCGACCGCCTCACCAGGTCTACACAGTGGAGCGAGCGACGGCTAAATGTCGAGAGACTCTGCAGGTGGAGGACGTTTACTTCCAATCTTGTGTGTTTGACTTACTCACCACAGGAGACCCCGAGTTCTCCATGGCGGCCTATGGCGCCCTAGAGGACCTAAAGGCACTCCCGCCCAGTAAACTGAAGCAGAACTCCCCGAGGACACCCCGTCTTTACAACAGAGGGACATCGCAGACAGTAGTAATTGACAGCTCGTCTTCTGTTCTCACAGTCATACTCATTCTTGTGctgcttttgtaa